A window from Phaenicophaeus curvirostris isolate KB17595 chromosome 13, BPBGC_Pcur_1.0, whole genome shotgun sequence encodes these proteins:
- the LOC138726095 gene encoding G-protein coupled receptor 83-like, translating into MSRHTWFPLQYISKPFWRAENRNTTNFFSALYGFPNQSFFHSDLDLEDLGDFGSGTKYEGESQSRTVKALLIVAYSVIICISLFGNILVCHVVIKNKRMHSATSLFIVNLAIADVMITVLNTPFTLVRFVSSTWIFGKLMCHISRFVQYCSVHVSVLTLAAIALDRHQVIMHPLKPRMSMVKGRICIIIIWVMASCFSLPHAIYQTLTRFYIGNRTIRMVCLPSFPPPADLFWKYLDLTTFVLLYVLPLLVISVTYTIVAKKLWLRNAIGDLTMEQYYAHQRKKKMTLKMLMVVVVVFAVCWFPLNCYVVLISCRAIHSSNALYFAFHWFAMSSTCYNPFIYCWLNENFRSELKSLLYVCRRRSAAQSHALQSISLPFRHTWAENCRYKRGSTCQKARASSQRNSAKADISSVQPVVAES; encoded by the exons ATGAGCAGGCACACGTGGTTCCCTCTGCAGTACATCTCCAAGCCCTTCTGGAGAGCAGAGAATCGCAACACGACCAACTTCTTCTCTGCACTGTATGGCTTCCCTAACCAGTCCTTCTTCCACAGTGATTTGGACCTGGAGGACCTGGGGGACTTTGGCAGCGGGACCAAGTATGAGGGCGAGTCCCAGAGCCGGACGGTGAAGGCGCTGCTGATTGTAGCCTACTCCGTGATCATCTGCATCTCGCTATTTGGCAACATCCTGGTGTGCCATGTGGTGATCAAGAACAAAAGGATGCACTCAGCCACCAGCCTCTTCATCGTCAACCTGGCCATTGCTGATGTGATGATCACCGTTCTGAACACCCCCTTCACGCTG GTGCGGTTTGTAAGCAGTACGTGGATTTTTGGGAAGCTGATGTGCCACATAAGCCGGTTTGTGCAGTACTGCTCTGTCCATGTCTCTGTGCTGACCCTTGCTGCCATCGCTCTGGATCGGCATCAG GTTATCATGCACCCTCTCAAGCCACGCATGTCCATGGTGAAAGGACGGATCTGCATCATTATCATCTGGGTGATGGCCAGCTGCTTCTCACTGCCTCATGCCATCTACCAGACTTTGACAAGATTTTATATTGG GAACAGAACAATACGAATGGTCTGCCTCCCCAgtttccctcctcctgctgacCTGTTCTGGAAGTATTTGGACTTGACTACTTTTGTTCTCTTGTATGTCCTGCCCTTGCTTGTGATCTCCGTCACATACACCATAGTGGCCAAGAAGCTCTGGCTGAGAAATGCCATCGGGGACCTCACCATGGAGCAATACTATGCCCATCAACGGAAAAAGAAGATGACATTGAAGATgctgatggtggtggtggtggtgtttgcAGTATGCTGGTTCCCCCTGAACTGCTACGTGGTGTTGATCTCCTGTAGGGCCATCCACAGCAGCAATGctctgtattttgcttttcactggTTTGCCATGAGCAGCACTTGCTACAACCCCTTCATTTACTGTTGGCTGAATGAGAACTTCAGATCCGAGTTGAAGTCCCTGCTGTATGTGTGCCGGCGAAGAAGTGCAGCCCAGAGTCATGCCCTGCAGTCCATCTCCCTTCCTTTCAGGCATACCTGGGCTGAGAACTGCCGCTATAAAAGAGGCAGCACCTGCCAGAAGGCAAGGGCATCTTCCCAGAGGAACTCTGCAAAGGCAGACATATCCAGTGTTCAGCCAGTTGTGGCAGAAAGCTGA